A genome region from Blautia coccoides includes the following:
- a CDS encoding HD-GYP domain-containing protein: protein MANTQKHLISFNLEKEIEHGIQVSNLAFRVGKQMGLSGETCHELAVAGVLHDIGKLRLYNYIAGEENPMVVEEMRYVRRHPELGYESLKDRGYSAFVLESIYYHHENYDGSGYPENLAGEKIPLGARILRICDVYAALTSKRAYRDAFSGETAVKMVIDEVKNFDMQVFLAFQRAIHEEDEL, encoded by the coding sequence ATGGCAAACACACAGAAGCATCTGATTAGCTTCAATCTGGAAAAAGAAATTGAGCATGGTATCCAGGTGAGCAACCTGGCCTTCCGTGTGGGAAAACAGATGGGGCTTTCCGGGGAAACCTGTCATGAACTGGCAGTAGCCGGAGTGCTGCACGATATAGGGAAGCTGCGGCTTTACAACTACATTGCCGGGGAGGAGAATCCCATGGTGGTGGAGGAGATGAGGTATGTAAGGCGCCACCCGGAACTGGGATATGAGAGCCTGAAGGACAGGGGATATTCTGCGTTTGTTCTGGAGAGCATCTACTATCATCATGAAAATTACGATGGAAGCGGGTATCCGGAGAACCTGGCAGGGGAAAAGATTCCCTTAGGAGCCAGGATCCTGAGGATCTGTGATGTATATGCAGCGCTCACCTCCAAAAGAGCTTACCGTGACGCGTTTTCCGGCGAGACTGCTGTAAAGATGGTGATCGATGAAGTCAAGAATTTTGATATGCAGGTATTTCTTGCGTTTCAAAGAGCAATACATGAAGAGGACGAACTGTGA